A genome region from Candidatus Parcubacteria bacterium includes the following:
- a CDS encoding type IV secretion system DNA-binding domain-containing protein → MYFLFTILIFIAFILAGTGWFLVIKKRKIKQLTKSLDMVLFLVRLPKYEKKEEKEKQDIKSVIGIMEQIYSNFLYLEKPNFIKRFLQGSPRIALEIASQTGGSDISFYVAVPTDLATRLEKNIQGLYPGAQVEKVPEDYTVFEPEGKVSGCYLKLKKAIYYPINTYKNLDRDPLASITNTLSKINPDEGAAVQIILRPCPIDLKYKGEKVLYKIREGKSASSAITEAEKSGIMKFFESFFEAVSPKKEEEKKGLLDKEKDKPFEEPSFEAIKTKIQKPVFDINIRLVSVAPEQSRAEEILDHLESGFSQFYNNFNEFKAVRIKANKLKQFIYNFSFRVFNKNQRSILNLEELTSIYHFPLSNIESPQIKWVKTKETAPPTELPSTGLNLIGKAVFRNEEKDVYFASENDRRRHCYIIGQTGTGKSSLLREMIRQDIEQGRGVAVIDPHGDLIEDTLANIPKERAEDVVLFEPFDLERPCGLNMLEWDTPEQKDFAVSEMIAIFSKLFPPEIIGPMFEHYMRNAMLALMADKENPGTLVEIPRIFTDDDFMKERLEKVKDPLVKQFWLKEWAQTTGETKSDMLGYVVSKVGRFVENEMMRNIIGQSFSGFDLAKIMDEGKIFLANLSKGQTGEMNSSLLGLILVSKMQLAAMKRGKLPEEQRKDFYLYIDEFQNFTTDTIATILSEARKYRLDLILAHQFIPQLTDEIRNAVIGNVGTIAAFRIGATDAEFLENVLEPEFSRYDLVNLDNFQFIVKMIIDNKVSSPFKVKTIKPVGGNPKIVEPVKKISKLKYGRPRALVEREIMERSRLG, encoded by the coding sequence ATGTATTTTTTATTTACGATTTTAATTTTTATAGCTTTTATTCTTGCTGGAACAGGTTGGTTTTTAGTTATTAAGAAAAGAAAAATTAAGCAATTAACAAAATCATTGGATATGGTTTTGTTTTTGGTGAGATTACCGAAATACGAAAAGAAAGAAGAAAAAGAGAAACAGGACATAAAATCAGTGATTGGAATAATGGAGCAGATATATTCTAATTTTTTGTATTTAGAAAAGCCGAATTTTATTAAAAGATTTTTGCAAGGCTCGCCAAGAATTGCTTTAGAAATTGCTTCACAAACAGGCGGCAGTGATATTTCTTTTTATGTTGCTGTTCCAACTGATTTGGCAACCAGATTAGAAAAAAATATTCAGGGATTATATCCAGGCGCTCAAGTAGAAAAAGTTCCTGAAGATTATACTGTATTTGAACCAGAAGGAAAAGTATCTGGTTGTTATCTAAAATTAAAAAAAGCAATTTATTATCCGATTAATACTTATAAAAATTTGGATAGAGATCCTTTGGCAAGCATTACTAATACTTTAAGCAAGATTAATCCTGACGAAGGAGCGGCAGTTCAAATAATTCTTAGGCCTTGTCCAATAGATTTGAAGTATAAGGGAGAAAAGGTTCTTTATAAAATCAGAGAAGGAAAATCTGCCTCATCAGCTATTACTGAAGCAGAGAAAAGCGGAATAATGAAGTTTTTTGAATCATTTTTTGAAGCAGTATCTCCAAAAAAAGAAGAAGAGAAGAAAGGACTATTAGATAAAGAAAAAGACAAACCATTTGAAGAACCGAGCTTTGAAGCAATTAAAACAAAAATCCAAAAGCCGGTTTTTGATATAAATATCCGTTTAGTAAGTGTAGCACCGGAACAATCAAGGGCAGAGGAAATTTTAGACCACTTAGAAAGCGGTTTTTCCCAGTTTTATAATAATTTCAATGAATTTAAGGCAGTAAGAATAAAAGCGAACAAACTCAAGCAGTTTATTTATAATTTCAGTTTTCGTGTTTTCAATAAAAACCAGAGGAGTATTCTAAATTTAGAAGAACTTACAAGTATTTATCATTTCCCTTTATCTAATATTGAAAGCCCTCAAATCAAGTGGGTCAAAACAAAAGAAACAGCGCCGCCTACTGAATTGCCCTCTACTGGACTTAATTTAATAGGTAAGGCAGTTTTTCGCAATGAAGAAAAAGATGTTTATTTTGCTTCAGAAAACGACAGGCGCCGCCATTGTTATATTATTGGTCAAACCGGAACTGGTAAGTCATCCTTGTTAAGAGAAATGATCCGTCAGGATATAGAACAAGGAAGAGGGGTAGCTGTAATTGACCCTCACGGTGATTTGATTGAAGACACTTTAGCAAATATTCCAAAAGAAAGGGCTGAAGATGTGGTTTTGTTTGAACCATTTGATTTAGAAAGACCATGCGGATTAAATATGCTGGAATGGGATACGCCTGAACAAAAAGATTTTGCTGTTTCTGAAATGATTGCTATTTTCTCCAAGCTTTTTCCTCCAGAAATCATTGGTCCTATGTTTGAGCATTATATGAGAAACGCAATGCTTGCTTTAATGGCAGATAAAGAAAACCCAGGAACATTAGTGGAAATTCCAAGAATTTTTACAGATGATGATTTTATGAAGGAACGGTTAGAAAAAGTCAAAGATCCTTTAGTAAAGCAGTTCTGGCTGAAAGAATGGGCTCAAACAACTGGCGAAACAAAGTCAGATATGCTTGGTTATGTTGTTTCCAAAGTTGGCAGATTTGTTGAGAATGAAATGATGAGGAATATTATTGGCCAGTCCTTTTCTGGGTTTGATTTGGCAAAGATTATGGATGAAGGAAAAATATTTTTAGCCAATTTGTCAAAAGGACAAACAGGCGAAATGAATAGTTCTTTATTGGGTTTGATTTTGGTCTCAAAAATGCAGTTAGCTGCAATGAAAAGAGGGAAACTGCCTGAAGAACAGAGAAAAGATTTTTACTTATATATTGATGAATTTCAAAACTTCACCACTGATACCATTGCTACTATTTTATCAGAGGCGAGAAAATACCGTTTGGATTTAATTTTAGCACACCAGTTTATTCCTCAATTAACCGATGAGATTAGAAACGCTGTGATTGGAAACGTGGGAACAATTGCTGCCTTCAGAATTGGCGCCACTGATGCTGAATTTTTGGAAAATGTCCTTGAGCCGGAATTCTCCCGTTATGACTTAGTTAATCTTGATAATTTTCAGTTTATTGTTAAGATGATAATAGACAACAAGGTTTCTTCTCCATTTAAGGTAAAAACCATTAAACCAGTTGGAGGTAATCCAAAAATTGTAGAACCAGTCAAGAAAATCTCCAAGCTAAAATATGGCAGACCAAGAGCACTTGTTGAAAGAGAAATAATGGAAAGGTCAAGACTTGGATAA
- a CDS encoding Fic family protein, giving the protein MSNQNQLQSYVADFKEIMDKVLTSFEKVDLREIEKRNKELNSLRPLPAGSLKSLEEKLAIDEIHNSTAIEGNTLTLGETALVIEKGITISGKPLKDHLEVLGYNKALKFIKEIVKEKEKYPLNEDLMKEVHKILFKPMENLEKEYEYGIGFYRKNQRFIKGSRHVLPRPEKVPELMEEFVKIMNDIDIHPIKRAVLFHFCFTHIHPFTDGNGRAARLLMNLMLLRDSYPITIIPLEKRGIYINALEKASVQHDGSDFLSFIVECMNDVLNFYFSIVNQK; this is encoded by the coding sequence ATGTCTAATCAAAATCAATTACAAAGTTATGTCGCGGATTTTAAGGAAATAATGGATAAAGTACTGACGAGTTTTGAAAAGGTGGATTTGAGAGAGATTGAAAAGCGAAACAAGGAATTAAATTCTTTAAGGCCTTTGCCAGCAGGGTCGTTAAAATCGCTTGAAGAAAAACTTGCTATTGATGAAATTCATAATTCCACGGCGATAGAAGGGAACACTTTAACTTTGGGTGAGACCGCATTAGTAATAGAAAAAGGAATTACTATCTCTGGCAAGCCCTTAAAAGATCATTTAGAGGTTTTAGGATATAATAAGGCGTTGAAGTTTATCAAAGAAATTGTTAAAGAAAAAGAAAAATATCCTTTAAACGAAGATTTAATGAAAGAAGTTCATAAAATTTTGTTTAAACCAATGGAAAATTTAGAAAAAGAATATGAATATGGCATTGGATTTTATAGAAAAAACCAGCGATTTATTAAAGGTTCTCGTCATGTTCTGCCTCGACCAGAAAAAGTTCCTGAATTAATGGAAGAATTTGTAAAGATTATGAACGATATTGATATTCATCCTATAAAAAGAGCTGTTTTATTTCATTTCTGCTTTACTCATATTCATCCTTTTACTGATGGCAATGGCAGAGCAGCCCGGCTTTTAATGAATTTAATGCTTTTGCGAGACAGTTATCCGATTACTATTATTCCTTTAGAAAAAAGAGGTATATATATTAATGCTTTAGAAAAAGCATCTGTCCAGCACGATGGAAGCGATTTTTTGAGTTTTATTGTTGAATGTATGAATGATGTTTTAAACTTTTATTTTAGTATCGTAAATCAAAAATAA
- a CDS encoding transposase, with translation MPIKRPPLVNEEIYHIVIRAVEGMNLFRNEKDYFRFLHNLFEFNDENPIDSGYRHKTAKTLPRTVLGKVIRKKREILIQILAFCLMPNHVHLLVKQISDSGISKFMRKIGAGYGIYYNKKYERKGHVFGGKFRAVLVKNDEQLKTLFVYIHTNPVAIIAPKWKEQGIKIKNLEEIIEFLESYKWSSYPDYLGRKNYPSLTNRELLANLMGSVDNSRHFIKQWLLLKKQMADSNFKEILIN, from the coding sequence ATGCCAATTAAAAGGCCACCGTTAGTAAATGAAGAAATATACCATATTGTTATTCGAGCAGTTGAAGGAATGAATCTTTTTAGGAATGAAAAGGATTATTTTCGTTTTCTTCATAATTTATTTGAATTCAACGACGAAAATCCAATTGATTCAGGTTATCGTCACAAGACTGCTAAAACTTTGCCGAGAACAGTTCTCGGCAAAGTTATAAGAAAGAAAAGAGAGATATTGATACAGATTTTGGCGTTTTGTTTGATGCCAAATCATGTTCATTTATTAGTCAAACAAATTAGCGACAGCGGAATTAGTAAGTTTATGAGAAAAATTGGAGCAGGTTATGGAATCTATTATAATAAGAAATACGAAAGAAAGGGTCATGTTTTCGGGGGAAAATTTAGAGCAGTTCTTGTGAAAAATGATGAGCAATTAAAAACATTATTTGTTTATATCCATACGAATCCAGTGGCCATTATAGCTCCTAAATGGAAAGAACAAGGAATTAAAATTAAAAATTTGGAAGAAATTATTGAGTTTTTAGAAAGTTATAAATGGTCAAGTTATCCTGATTATTTAGGCAGGAAAAATTATCCTTCATTAACAAACAGAGAGTTATTAGCTAACTTAATGGGCAGTGTAGATAATAGCCGTCATTTTATTAAACAATGGCTTTTGCTCAAAAAACAAATGGCCGATTCCAATTTTAAAGAAATATTAATAAATTAA
- a CDS encoding sodium:calcium antiporter, translating to MFYFYILLFLVSCFLLFLSGKWLVDGLVKMACFLKLREFVIAFFIVAVAGSAPNFFFGILSAFKGVPQLSFGDTLGGNLLDLTVIVALSAFISKGIPARSKMVQSSAVFTFIIALLPLFLIFDGVLSRGDGMVLISAFIFYALWLFSKKERFSKTYNGNKISAKSFKDFFKGLGKVAFGIIILLAASKGMVESAYYFAETFHFSLVFIGMFIIAIGNAFPEAYFTMLSARQGQNWMLLGDLMGVVIVASTLVLGIVAIICPIEIVSFSPYAVARFFLIMAALFFLIFVRSDRKITKKEGLFLLGVYILFIITEILVK from the coding sequence ATGTTTTATTTTTATATTTTACTTTTTCTTGTTTCTTGTTTCTTGCTTTTCTTGTCTGGAAAGTGGCTTGTTGATGGATTAGTAAAAATGGCTTGTTTTTTAAAATTAAGGGAATTTGTCATTGCTTTTTTTATAGTGGCTGTTGCCGGCTCTGCGCCTAATTTTTTCTTTGGCATTCTATCTGCTTTTAAAGGAGTTCCTCAGCTTTCTTTTGGAGATACGCTTGGCGGCAATCTTCTTGACTTAACAGTTATTGTTGCCTTGTCTGCTTTTATTAGCAAGGGAATACCAGCTAGGAGCAAGATGGTTCAGTCATCAGCGGTCTTTACTTTCATTATTGCTCTTTTGCCTCTTTTTCTAATTTTTGACGGCGTTTTATCAAGAGGCGATGGAATGGTTTTGATTTCTGCTTTTATATTTTATGCTCTTTGGCTTTTCTCTAAAAAAGAAAGATTCAGCAAGACATATAATGGGAATAAAATTAGCGCAAAAAGTTTTAAAGATTTTTTTAAGGGCTTGGGGAAAGTAGCCTTTGGAATAATTATTTTACTCGCAGCCTCTAAAGGAATGGTAGAATCAGCTTATTATTTTGCAGAGACCTTTCATTTCTCTTTGGTTTTTATTGGAATGTTTATTATTGCCATTGGCAATGCTTTTCCAGAAGCGTATTTTACCATGCTTTCAGCCCGGCAAGGCCAGAATTGGATGCTTTTAGGCGATTTAATGGGTGTTGTTATAGTCGCCTCTACCTTAGTTTTAGGCATTGTAGCTATTATTTGTCCGATTGAAATCGTTAGTTTTTCTCCTTACGCTGTTGCTCGGTTTTTCTTAATTATGGCTGCTTTATTCTTTTTAATATTTGTCCGTTCTGACAGAAAAATTACCAAAAAAGAAGGACTATTTCTATTAGGAGTTTACATCCTTTTCATCATCACCGAGATCCTCGTAAAATAA
- a CDS encoding sodium:calcium antiporter, which yields MIGFYTFIFVFSCIILLWSGRLLVEGLIRIARFLKWKEFVVAFFVMAFAGSVPNLFVGINSALYKIPELSFGDVVGGNVIDLTLAVALVVLISKTFIPAKGQLIQTSSIFTIAVAILPIVLILDGTLGRGDGILLIFAFMFYVFWLFSKKERFKKVYKEEEKEEKKDTIIGFKLFIKSLTTVILSLVLLLVAAEGIVRSASFFAQNWNLSLPLIGILIVGLGNALPEIHFAIISAKRGETGMILGNLMGSIMVPATLVLGIVAFICPIEIINFSSFAVARFFLILSALFFFFCVRTDSKITKKEALFLLGIYITFVFCELLTQ from the coding sequence ATGATTGGTTTTTATACTTTTATTTTTGTTTTTTCTTGTATAATTCTTCTTTGGTCAGGAAGGCTATTAGTTGAAGGATTGATTAGAATAGCCAGGTTTTTAAAATGGAAGGAATTTGTGGTTGCTTTTTTTGTTATGGCTTTTGCCGGCTCTGTTCCAAATCTTTTTGTCGGAATTAATTCAGCTCTTTACAAAATTCCTGAGCTTTCTTTTGGAGATGTAGTGGGAGGCAATGTTATTGATTTAACATTAGCAGTGGCTTTGGTTGTCTTAATTTCAAAAACGTTTATCCCTGCAAAAGGCCAGCTTATTCAAACTTCTTCAATTTTTACAATTGCTGTAGCTATTTTGCCAATAGTTTTAATTTTAGACGGGACATTAGGCAGGGGAGACGGAATTTTGTTAATTTTTGCTTTTATGTTTTATGTTTTCTGGCTCTTTTCTAAAAAAGAAAGATTTAAAAAAGTTTATAAAGAAGAAGAAAAAGAAGAAAAAAAAGATACTATTATAGGATTTAAGCTTTTTATAAAGAGCTTGACTACAGTCATTTTATCCCTGGTTTTACTGTTAGTAGCAGCAGAAGGAATAGTGAGGTCAGCTTCTTTTTTCGCGCAGAACTGGAATTTATCTTTGCCTTTAATCGGTATTTTAATTGTCGGCCTTGGAAACGCTTTGCCTGAAATACATTTTGCTATTATCTCTGCTAAAAGGGGGGAGACTGGAATGATTTTAGGCAATTTAATGGGCTCAATCATGGTGCCTGCTACTTTGGTCTTAGGAATTGTTGCTTTTATCTGTCCGATTGAAATAATTAATTTTTCTTCTTTTGCTGTTGCTCGATTTTTCTTAATTCTTTCAGCCTTGTTCTTTTTCTTCTGCGTTCGGACTGATAGCAAAATTACTAAAAAAGAAGCTCTGTTTCTATTAGGCATTTATATTACTTTTGTATTTTGTGAATTATTAACTCAATAA
- a CDS encoding HAD-IC family P-type ATPase, with amino-acid sequence MSKKSWHNFSIQEVVKILETDEETGLSNEEVVERRKKIGLNRLPEEKHLSKAGIFFEQFKSPLIYILVFAGIGTAVFKLYTDSIVIMAAIIFNTVIGYFQENKASKALRELKKIVKIKAKVIREGRERRLDAEYLVPGDIIVLSAGDKVPADGRLIQNYGLKINESPLTGEWLRAKKTTDILPKKTSVADRDNMVYMGCVIEGGKGKAVITEIGKDTEIGRVADLIKETKEEKTPLQKRIAVLSKKIGLIVTIFAVYIFLAGLLKGQGALEMFEVAVAVAVAAIPEGLPIAVTVILALGMMRILKRKGLVRKLVAAETLGSTSIIATDKTLTLTEGRMEVAEIISSDKKTKALSLKAAVLCSEAFIENPEDLYPVWQIQGEPTDKAFISAGAKLGLEKPSLEKEYLEIDEITFNPENKFIASLRQENKKGNILYVSGAPEKIISLSSHLLIKNRNRLLNDRLKQKLNKQLEELTEKGLRVVATAQKKVKSKNEKGKSLEEEVKDLTFLGFIALKDPVRKEAKEAIRICKKAGMRPMIVTGDHKLTAKAVAKEIGFRIKEKNIIEGKELDELSDEEFERRIKDIQVYARVEPKHKLRIIQAWQRKGEVVAMTGDGINDAPALKKADIGIALGSGTDVAKEVSDLILLTDNFNIIVATIEEGRAIMDNIRKVITYLLSGSFTETILIGVSIVLGLPLPVIAVQILWINLIEDGLPSIALTFEPKEKDLMKRKPQEKGSSLLTNEMKALIFIIGIITDILLLTLFFWLLRYSGYSHTHIQSIIFAALAIDSLFYIFSCKSLRRNIWHINLFSNKLLILSWIVGLTALVAALYVPALQTLLKTVPLNWYDWKLILGIGISNLILIEATKWYFITKKA; translated from the coding sequence ATGTCTAAAAAAAGCTGGCATAATTTTTCTATCCAGGAAGTTGTTAAAATTTTAGAAACTGATGAAGAGACAGGTCTGTCTAATGAAGAAGTAGTTGAGAGGCGAAAAAAAATTGGACTAAACAGGCTTCCTGAAGAAAAACATCTATCTAAGGCAGGGATATTTTTTGAGCAGTTTAAAAGCCCTTTAATTTATATTTTAGTGTTTGCTGGAATTGGCACTGCTGTTTTCAAACTTTATACTGACAGTATTGTTATTATGGCTGCTATTATTTTTAATACTGTTATCGGCTATTTTCAGGAAAACAAGGCGTCTAAAGCGTTAAGAGAATTGAAAAAAATAGTTAAGATAAAAGCCAAAGTAATCAGAGAAGGCAGAGAAAGAAGGCTTGACGCTGAATATCTTGTGCCAGGAGATATTATTGTTTTGTCTGCTGGAGACAAGGTGCCGGCTGACGGCCGTTTAATCCAGAATTACGGACTCAAAATAAATGAATCGCCCTTAACTGGCGAGTGGCTGCGAGCTAAAAAAACAACAGATATTTTGCCTAAAAAAACTTCAGTAGCTGACAGGGATAATATGGTATATATGGGTTGCGTGATAGAAGGCGGGAAAGGCAAAGCAGTAATTACTGAAATTGGCAAAGATACAGAAATAGGCAGGGTAGCTGATTTAATAAAAGAAACTAAAGAAGAAAAAACGCCTCTCCAGAAAAGGATAGCTGTTTTGAGTAAGAAAATCGGGCTGATTGTTACTATTTTTGCTGTCTATATTTTTTTAGCAGGTTTGCTTAAGGGTCAAGGCGCTTTAGAGATGTTTGAAGTGGCTGTGGCTGTGGCTGTGGCTGCTATTCCAGAAGGGCTTCCGATTGCTGTAACTGTGATTTTAGCCCTTGGAATGATGAGAATTCTGAAAAGAAAAGGCCTTGTAAGGAAGTTAGTAGCGGCAGAAACATTAGGGAGCACTTCTATTATTGCCACTGACAAAACATTGACTCTGACTGAGGGGAGGATGGAAGTGGCAGAAATTATTAGTTCTGATAAAAAAACAAAGGCATTGTCTTTAAAAGCCGCTGTTTTATGCAGTGAGGCATTTATAGAAAATCCTGAAGATCTTTATCCTGTTTGGCAGATTCAGGGCGAGCCCACTGATAAAGCGTTTATTTCAGCTGGCGCAAAACTTGGTCTTGAAAAGCCAAGCTTGGAGAAAGAGTATTTAGAAATTGACGAGATTACTTTTAATCCTGAAAACAAATTTATTGCCAGTTTGCGCCAGGAAAACAAAAAAGGGAATATTTTGTATGTTTCAGGCGCGCCTGAAAAAATAATTTCTCTTTCTTCTCATTTATTAATTAAAAACAGAAATAGACTGTTAAATGATAGATTAAAACAGAAATTAAATAAACAATTAGAAGAATTAACTGAAAAAGGGCTAAGAGTGGTAGCAACAGCACAGAAAAAAGTAAAAAGTAAAAATGAAAAAGGAAAAAGTTTGGAAGAGGAAGTCAAGGATTTAACTTTTTTAGGGTTTATTGCTCTTAAAGATCCTGTTAGAAAAGAGGCAAAAGAAGCAATAAGGATTTGTAAAAAGGCGGGTATGAGGCCAATGATTGTCACTGGAGACCATAAACTAACTGCTAAAGCAGTAGCTAAGGAGATAGGCTTTAGAATAAAAGAAAAAAATATTATAGAAGGCAAAGAATTAGATGAGCTTTCAGATGAAGAATTTGAAAGAAGAATCAAAGACATTCAAGTTTATGCCCGAGTTGAACCAAAACATAAATTGAGAATAATTCAGGCATGGCAGAGAAAAGGGGAAGTGGTGGCAATGACAGGAGACGGAATTAATGATGCTCCAGCTCTTAAAAAAGCTGATATTGGCATAGCCTTAGGTTCAGGCACTGATGTAGCAAAAGAAGTTTCAGATCTAATTTTATTAACAGATAATTTTAATATTATTGTAGCTACAATAGAAGAAGGAAGGGCGATAATGGATAATATTAGAAAAGTCATTACTTATCTGCTTTCAGGTTCTTTCACAGAGACCATTTTAATTGGAGTAAGTATTGTTTTAGGCCTGCCATTGCCTGTTATTGCTGTTCAAATATTATGGATAAATTTAATTGAAGATGGTTTGCCCAGCATAGCTTTAACTTTTGAGCCGAAAGAAAAGGACTTAATGAAGCGAAAACCGCAGGAAAAAGGCAGTTCTCTTTTAACAAATGAGATGAAGGCCTTGATTTTTATTATTGGAATTATTACAGATATTTTGCTTTTAACGCTGTTTTTTTGGCTTTTAAGATATTCTGGTTATAGCCATACGCATATTCAATCAATAATTTTTGCAGCTTTAGCTATTGATTCTCTTTTTTATATTTTTTCCTGCAAGAGTTTAAGAAGAAATATTTGGCATATAAATCTTTTTTCTAATAAGCTTTTAATTTTGAGCTGGATTGTTGGGTTAACAGCTTTGGTGGCTGCTTTATATGTTCCGGCTTTACAAACGCTTTTAAAGACTGTGCCGTTAAATTGGTATGACTGGAAATTGATTTTAGGAATAGGAATTTCTAATTTAATCTTGATTGAGGCAACGAAATGGTATTTTATAACTAAAAAAGCATGA
- a CDS encoding penicillin-binding protein 2 → MKHWRINIIFFLFLLFGAVVIGRLFYIQISNHDFYKALAQGQQKFFAEIEGERGEIYLQDRKGSLYPLAVNKSWQMVYVCPPEVKEKQETSQKLAEILGLEAELVLEKLNQEDSFFQLIKNKLSEEEVSMLKELEIKGIYLKEFLGRYYPQESLASQVVGFLGGQGTGQYGLEGYYDSTLRGEEKFQEGGRNAWIDLFLPSRDEPQKGSDIVLTIDYHIQSMAEKLLRDAKQGLDIESGQIIVIEPFSGEILAMANLPGFNPNYYFQEEQESFQNSAIYWLFEPGSIFKAITMSAALDAGKITPQTTYIDKGQLEISDYTIYNYDKGVWGEKTMTEVLEKSINTGAVFVEEQIGHKDFLKYIEKFGIFELTGIDLQEETFSQNKELKKGYEIGFATASFGQGIEMTPIQIVRAYCAIINGGNLVNPYVIERISDGKQIISSNASSKATAMLVSVVEHGYAKTARVPGYYIGGKTGTAQVSWASLGFDKKGYSDKTWQTFVGFGPAFDPRFLILVKLDNPKTKTAEYSAVPVFQELAKYIIDYYEIPPDYE, encoded by the coding sequence ATGAAACACTGGCGTATAAATATAATTTTTTTTCTTTTTTTATTATTTGGAGCGGTTGTAATAGGCCGCTTGTTTTATATCCAAATTTCAAACCATGATTTTTATAAAGCATTGGCCCAGGGACAGCAGAAGTTTTTTGCCGAGATTGAAGGAGAAAGGGGAGAGATTTATCTCCAAGACAGAAAAGGATCCTTATATCCTTTAGCTGTTAATAAGAGCTGGCAAATGGTTTATGTCTGCCCTCCAGAAGTAAAAGAAAAGCAAGAAACATCTCAAAAACTGGCGGAAATTCTTGGATTAGAGGCAGAATTAGTTTTAGAAAAGCTAAATCAAGAAGACAGTTTTTTTCAGCTCATAAAAAATAAATTATCTGAAGAAGAAGTGTCTATGTTAAAAGAATTAGAAATCAAAGGCATTTATCTTAAAGAATTTTTAGGAAGATATTATCCCCAAGAATCATTAGCCTCTCAAGTTGTTGGTTTTTTAGGCGGACAGGGCACAGGCCAATACGGTTTAGAAGGTTATTATGACAGCACTTTAAGGGGAGAAGAGAAGTTTCAAGAAGGAGGAAGAAACGCGTGGATTGATTTGTTTTTACCTTCAAGAGACGAACCGCAAAAGGGTTCTGATATTGTTTTAACTATTGATTATCATATCCAGTCAATGGCAGAGAAATTGTTGAGAGACGCAAAACAAGGACTGGATATTGAATCAGGTCAGATTATAGTTATAGAGCCATTTTCAGGAGAGATTTTAGCTATGGCTAATTTGCCTGGATTTAATCCTAATTACTATTTTCAGGAAGAGCAGGAAAGTTTTCAAAACAGCGCTATTTATTGGCTTTTTGAACCGGGCTCAATTTTTAAAGCCATTACTATGTCAGCCGCTCTTGATGCAGGGAAAATAACTCCACAGACCACTTATATTGATAAGGGCCAGCTTGAAATTAGTGATTATACTATTTATAACTATGATAAAGGGGTATGGGGCGAGAAAACAATGACAGAAGTATTAGAGAAATCAATAAATACTGGAGCTGTATTTGTTGAAGAGCAGATAGGGCATAAAGATTTTTTAAAGTATATTGAAAAATTCGGCATTTTTGAACTTACAGGCATTGATTTGCAGGAAGAAACTTTTTCCCAAAACAAAGAGTTGAAAAAAGGTTATGAAATAGGTTTTGCCACTGCTTCTTTTGGCCAGGGTATAGAAATGACCCCTATTCAGATAGTCAGGGCTTACTGCGCTATTATTAATGGCGGGAACCTAGTAAATCCTTACGTTATAGAAAGAATAAGTGATGGAAAGCAAATTATATCTTCTAATGCTTCTTCTAAGGCTACAGCTATGTTAGTGAGCGTGGTAGAGCATGGTTATGCTAAAACTGCCAGAGTTCCAGGATATTATATTGGCGGAAAAACAGGCACTGCCCAGGTCTCTTGGGCGTCTCTTGGTTTTGATAAAAAGGGTTATTCAGATAAGACATGGCAGACATTTGTAGGATTTGGACCTGCTTTTGACCCCAGATTCCTTATTTTAGTAAAGCTTGATAATCCTAAAACAAAAACAGCAGAGTATTCTGCTGTGCCTGTTTTCCAAGAATTGGCAAAATATATTATTGATTATTACGAAATCCCGCCTGATTACGAATAG